A single region of the Biomphalaria glabrata chromosome 15, xgBioGlab47.1, whole genome shotgun sequence genome encodes:
- the LOC106066502 gene encoding putative 2'-deoxynucleoside 5'-phosphate N-hydrolase 1, with protein MSSDLKIYFAGSMRGGRNDIDIYYKIIENLKQYGQVLTEFVGDKTVDCEVAPVLDEISIHDRDVSMLEKCNCVIAEVTQPSLGVGYEIGRAVAMKKPVFCLYRPQQGKLLSAMIRGADNGSTFKVTDYNDVSEVPELLKNYLHLLNSL; from the exons ATGAGTTCAGATTTGAAAATTTACTTTGCTGGCAGTATGAGGGGAGGGAGAAACGACATTGATATTTATTACAAGATCATTGAAAATCTTAAACAATATGGCCAAGTACTGACAGAATTTGTGGGTGATAAAACAGTTGACTGTGAAGTAG CTCCTGTTCTTGATGAAATATCTATACATGATAGAGATGTATCTATGTTGGAAAAGTGCAATT GTGTGATTGCAGAAGTGACTCAACCATCTCTAGGGGTTGGCTATGAAATTGGTAGGGCAGTAGCCATGAAGAAACCAGTTTTCTGTTTATACCGTCCACAACAAGGAAAAT TATTGTCTGCAATGATAAGGGGAGCTGACAACGGAAGCACTTTTAAAGTTACAGACTACAATGATGTTTCAGAGGTTCCAGAACTTCTCAAAAATTACCTCCACTTATTGAACTCCTTATAG